From the genome of Medicago truncatula cultivar Jemalong A17 chromosome 2, MtrunA17r5.0-ANR, whole genome shotgun sequence:
AGTAGGTTCCATTCCACATGAGCAGACGGAATAGATGAGGTTGGACCATCAGCTAATTAAGTCCTTCAATTTTAAGGCTGCTTTCAAGAAGTTCAATAATTTTAGCTCACCTAAAACGCgcttattttaataatttattccGTCACCACTAAGCAAATacctatttatacatatattctATCCATTCTTCTCATCATCCAGTTAATCACACACACTTGGACTTTGCTttatttaaaaagagaaaataatattatcatcaaGAGCAACTTCATCTTAACTTAACACAATGAGTCACAatatcaatcaacaacaatctcctggtaagctttttttttttaattatttcaattgaatatacttaaatattaatcaaTCAACAATCATATTTGAGTACTAAAAAAATATCCATGCTTTATTATATTCAAAGCTAgaatcatttaatttttgttgctagaatttttcatttctattagaaataatttagatttttatttaatctaacttgagttgtgtattttttttaatgatcagTTACTGCATATCCAGCAGTGAGTCAGAACAACCCTCAAGCTGTTCCACCACCACCTATGGGTTATCCCTCAAAGGATGATCCACAACAAAGTGTTCCAATTAAAACAACTAGCAGGGGTGATGGTTTCTGGAAAGGATGGTGAGTTTGATTATACCTAATTAATAACTataactatattatttttttgaaagaataactATAACTATATAtgtttatcttattttattaagtttcaATATATTGATTTCTCAATAGAAATTGAAAACCTTgagttaaagaaaaagaaattagaggAATTACGTTCAAACCCTAACGAAGGTGGAAAAAATTAGTCTAACAACTAATTATaaacatttgtcattaaaaaaaaaacgaagttGAGCTTAGATTTTGATATATGTAACACTGTAGTAATTATAGTAATAAAATCAGTGATTAAATtaaagatttatttttatagttttaatttcgtctatgaatatatatttgtaGTCCAAACattttttagtataaatatatctgacttttgttttgtatatatttttctttttgcagtTGTGCtggattatgttgttgttgtgccCTGGATTGTTGTCTCTGATCGAATATCATACAACTGGATTTATAGAACATTTGTGCTTGTCTTCATGGTTTTTCTTTAtcttaattaatgtatttatttttgtacCTCACCTAATAAGAATCTTTGTATCCTATGGGACAGCAAAAATTCATACCAATTTGTAACTTGgatctttaatttcttttgtacTTGTGTCTTTGCAAAGTGAATTAATGTGCGTTAGTTCATTCATAAGAATATCATAgttctttattgttttgaaagaagaatatcatagttctttttcttttttttttcttttgtcaagAATATCATAGTTCTGATTTCAAGTAAATGAATAATTAGATACACATATTATAATATAGTTTTGTTCAACAACCGAAATAATGTCTTTGCTAATTGATCTTGACCCCTTTGACTTATTAGCTCTAAGTTTTGGATAAGATTgcttttaatattaatttaatacattttgttgattttttttttttgacaaataatacattctaaataatatttaaaaataagaatcaTGCAGGACTCGCATAATTGAGGTTTTGAACATGAACCACGATGAAAAATGCTTTTGAATAGATTTATACATGAGATACGTTAAAGCAACCAACAATAAGAATCATGccagtttgtcaaaaaaataaaataagaatcaTGCCAGTttcacctaaaaaaataataatcacgccagttttataaataaataaaaaatgccaGACCAGCATAATTTATTTGTCTATAGATGCTTTGAACATGTTATAAAGAGCGTACAAGCCCGAAGAGAGGTACATGGTGACTCATCTTATtctagtaaaaaataatgactCATCTAGTTTTTAGAAGGATCTTTTAGGCATATTATATTAGTTAGTTACTAAGAAACGTTATTGTACGGCCGTTGTAGTATCTTATAATGAGGATCCACAAACCTATAAAAGCACCGAATGCCTCATGAttaaaatcaatgaaaaataacaaattttatttcttctgTCTCTAGTTTTCTCTCTTAATTTCTGGAGTGCAAAACAAGTTGAGttatgcatatatatacaaGGTGTTGGTTTTGAGTTCTAACAATAGATGAAAGTTAGGCAAACTAGGGTTTACCAAAAGAGAGAGAATCCTTAGGAAATCAAAGGCTAGGGGTTGGTTCCTTTTGGATAGAAACTAGGGTTGGAAAACACCGTGGGGGTAAACCATTGAGTCTCTTAGCCACGAGAAGAGATTTAGGAAAATGGTAAAATTTAGTGTTTGTTCTTAGAGTACTTTTGAAAGTTGATTTGTTGTaacatttgtatctctttgtaagaaatACTATAATAGTGACTTGGAGAGATCTATTTCCTCCAAACGTAGGTAAAATTTAGACCGAATTGGGTGAACAAATATTGTCGTGTACtccttcttttcctttattttattttattttattttattttatgcgaTCACTTTGGTTTGGTTGCTGTTGATTTTGCTCCATACATCAAagtattggtgtgatttttttatctaaattcACAACAACCGGTGCCCACTATGTGGCAATCAAAACAAAGCATTAAGTGAGCGCCATGGACACCAAATGGGATATCGAGATATTCATCGGAGAAAATGATTTTAGGTTGTGGAAGGAGAATATCCAAGTAGTCTTGATCCAACAAAAAGTATGCAAAAGTACCGAAGGGTGAGGTAGTGTTGTCGGCTACCATGTTGCAAGAAAACAAGACCGATATGGTGGACAAGGTCAAGGGTGTCATTATGTTGTGTCtcaaatttaaattgtttagCAAGAAAGTTGCAAAGGTGAAGGTCGTGTCTGTGATGAGTTTTTCCAAAGTCCTAGTGagtctggagagacgttaagCACTCATGATTCGTCTatagagacgttaaacactcaacattaGGTTGAAGAGGCGGTGCTAAAAATACTAAAGGTCAGTTTAGAGAGGTGGAGGTAAGAAAACTCATGATCGGCCTTAGAGGTGGAGGTTACAAGGTGAAAGGCATTGTGATATACACATTTGAAAGTTGAGATGGAGAAAGTAGGTGGAGACAAATGGTGACACCATAATGGTACACACCATGACGTCTTTGTTCATGCTATAAAGGAGATCAAGAAATTCTTTAAGAGGATGGAGAAGCGCACTTCGGGGGCTGAAGAATGTATGGTACAACTTGTGGATTGCCTAAAAGACCAAGGACAATTGGATGCAATGGGGTTTTTAAAAGGACGAAATTGATCACTCTGAGGGATGAAGAATTTTGGTAAAAACTTGTGGAGCTATCTAAAAATCCTAGTGCAGATGGATGCAAAGATCTTCAAATGGGTAGAAGGTCTTCTGAGGTTTGAAGAAGTAAAGGTAGAAGCGTGTGGTAATTTAGACAAACTAAAGTTTATCAAAAGGGGATATTTGTAAGAGATCAAAAGCAATAATCGAGTATTTTTGTTCTATTAGtaagaaatcactattgttGCGTCAAAAAGTCACTATCATAATCCACCATACCATAtgttgtgataaaaaaaaaaatatcttattgataaaaatttacAACACAATCAGTAAATACAACATAAAGTTAGTACCAAAAAGCAAGTACATCATAAAGTCTCAAATACAAGGTAAACAAAAAACACCCATCAAATGGACAAATAAATACATAATGTCCAAAGAGATCCTGATTCATCTACAAACTACAAAGAATACAATAGGAAACAACTGGGATAAAAAAACTGTGGTAACAATAATCTATGGTATAAAATAATCCAATCATAACTTAAAAGCATATATCAAGGGCACAGCAGCAACATATAGCAGCACAACATCCCTTCCAGAAACCATCACCCCTGCTAGTAGTTTGGTCTGAAATCTTTTGTTGAGGGTACCCTTGAGAGCCATCCTTGGAAGGATAACCCATAGGTGGTGGGGCAGTTACATATGGTGCTGAAGAATAACCCTCACCTTGTGGTGGATATGATACTGGGGCTTGTTGCTGATTGTTGAAGTTACtcatgttgatgatgatagAAAATATCAAAAGAGTTGTTGAAAGATAAGAAAGATAATGGAATTGTATGAGATAATATTGTAAAGTATAGAGGGaataatgtgtgtgtatatatatataggtttaATTTGGATAAACGCGTTACAGGTGAGTAAGGAAAGTGTAAGACGGAGTTTACAATTGAGATTCAGATACATACGCTATGTGTTTTGATTTGTGACACATTTGTCGTTCCTTATTCTTTATGTTTCCAAACATATATTCAAGGTTTTCCACGCGTATGATccaaatattcagaattttctAGATTATATTGTGTCGTCAACTCCATCATAATAATGGtcggtctaaaaaaaaaatcgagcaGTCATATTGATTTAATGATAAGATCAACTTTATGTGCAAATTTAAGAGTTGAAATCCTATAATAAtggtttcatattttataaaattctataaataatagAGTCAAATTTTGCTTAATGTAAAATTGGAATAGATTCATGCTTATAattaacaacattttttttttaaggaatgctATAACAACACTTATTGAAcgatattaaatatttttgtcaataaaaatagaataatgatacatagacacccttaggtggcaatacaccctttgacacccacacaaaaatctgacacgtagtcacgtggaccccgcacaagcacactttctcttttatctcctcttctctcttcctaatgcatgaggtgtacaagggtgtatgggaataaagggtgtctatgtatcattactcataAAAATATGCCTTATAAATGCTGTCATATGACAAATAAATACACTATATGAttgaaaattgaactaaaaatgAAACGGGGGCAAAATTCCAAAAGAAAGTTAAACAGGGGAGacataaaactaattttttttttaaaaggaggaCGAAAACttcaataatttttgaaaatatgggGACAAAGATATATGTAttgatatatgaataaaaatatagacaCATGTACAAAttgcactttttttttccgtattaaatatgaataaaaatataagcatgtgtataaattaaaaaaatcggtccccgtattaatatataaaagttaaaatataaacgcatgtataaattaaaaaatataagttcttttatatgagtaaaaatatagacacaggtataaacataaaaaaattaggtctatgtattaattttttttttgaaaaatctaaaatggaatatattattGAAGCCTGAAAAAATTTCAGCAGAAGAAGTGCAAAAACCCCAGCCAAAAGAgtatcaaattaaatatttcatttgtgTATGTACTTTCACCATCTTTTGGCATTAGTCTTCACTTTTTTCATTTAGCTTATATCCAtccactttgtaaaaatattgttattagtcattctgttagttttatgttttaaaaaaaaactaacggcTTGCCACATGGCGTGGAATAACCAATTCACATAGCGCacgattagttttttttaatatgcagcTAACAGAAGGACCAATAACactatttttacaaagtgcatagacttaaaccaaacaaaataaaaagtgcACAAACTAATGTCAAAAAGTACAGAGACGAACCACATGTTTAATTCATAAGATGAAGTATGTATGACAATCATTTAGGGATTCAATTTGGAgatattgattttttgtttaaggATTAAAGTGACCATTTActcttttatataattatgtatGTCATATTTAAGTCATAAGATGAAGTATGTATAATAAAAGAGGAAATTAGATGAGATTTAAAGATTTGAGGATTAAATGCGGGATTTAGGGATTTGAAATTCAACTTGGGAATATTGATTTTCAATTCTGGAACTAAAATgatcattttctattttcactttAGTCCATATGACACCTCATCAGCTAACGGAAGTTTTTAACATCAGAGACTAAAATGATAACAAAAGTGCATATTCAGAGACTACTTTGTATTTAATATTGAATCAGGACTTTTGTGACAGCGAGGTGCGTATAATCAGGTatcaaaatgactatttactctTGTATATAAGAAGAGAGAGTTCTTCTACTTCTACATACAACTTCTCTCAATAGTCAATtggtattcttttttttttttgcagagacCAACTATTTTTACTCATTCTTGTTGGGTGGACAAATATGACTacgagttgaagaaacaatatAGTCTAGAAAGACATGAATGTTTGGAAGCATACTACGCGTGCAAAACTAAAAATTCCATTgtaagaaaacaaacaaacaaatgtgTCATAAAACAAAGCACATACCGTATCAAGCATTAATGTAAACGCCGTCCTATACTTTGCTTTCTTACCTGTAACGCGTTTATCCAACACGTCAAATAGAATTTTTCCATTTGCATTAAGGAACCATATAGTATATATACACATTTTTGCTTCCATATTTTTCAATCACATAACTACAATTCCataatcttctttcttttccttcaaaaacTCTTTGATAATTTTAACTTCATAACATCACTATGAGTCACTTTAACAATCAGCAACAAACCCCAGTATCATATCCACCACAGGCTTATTCTTCAGCTCCATATGTAACTGCCCCACCACCTATGGGTTATCCTTCCAAGGATGGCTCTCAAGGGTACCCTCAACAAAAGATTTCAGACCAAACTACTAGCAGGGGTGATGGTTTCTGGAAGGGATGTTGTGCTGCTATATGTTGCTGCTGTGCCCTTGATATATGCTTTTAAGTTATGATTGGATTATTTTATACCATAGATTATTGTTACCACAGTTTTTTTATCCCAGTTGTTTCCTATTGTATTCTTTGTAGTTTGTAGATGAATCAGGATCTCTTTGGacattatgtatttattttttctatttgatGGATGTTATTTGTTTCCCTTGTATACGTTAtgatacatacatatatttggtcatagtaatataattttttttatcaataattattttctatcacaaCATGTCAAATGGTGGTGATTTTCTGACTTGTGAGTATCTAAAAACTAACTAAAATATTTACCAAATCAGAACTGCACAGATTCAACGAAATGAAGATTTTACGCAAAAAGAACAATCTTATGATATCTTAttacttgcaaaaaaaaaaaagaattaatacaATCTTATGATATGCTGGCAAATATAACCAACCAGAGTACTAATTAGGAGAGCCCCTTCAGTCACCAGTCACCACCGCCTCAAAGCTGAGAAGGGCTTTACATGTTTTCACACATCTAACATCAAATTTGCTTTACAAAAAAAGATTTGTAATTCTAAATTCGTTTGGGTGGCCTGAATAGAGAGATTCATATAACCATATATTCATGGTATACATGGTAACTTAAGGTGTTTTTCACTTTCAATGTCTTCCCTACTGAAACCGTGTCTAGTAAACGTACCAAAAATTATACCTCTAGTGGTTCACACAGCCTTGTGAACGTGAACACATTCTATTACTACAACAGCAAAGGAATGGCCAGACAAAGTGAACCAGTCTTGAAATTTTGAACAATTGCTTGGTAACTTCGTGTACGGTATGTATTATGAAATGCCTTGCTGTATAGCAAGATTGCTGGACCAATTATTGCTAAGGTGACCAATGAATGAAAACAAGTGATGGCTGAGTCGTTTGCTAGTATTCTAAACTCAATCAGCATAAAATACAATTTCAACAATAGGTAACCAACAACAATgtgtgaaaacaaaaaaattgacaatCTTCTACATCTCACAAAAATGGTTCCCAACAGTTTTTTCCCTTCCGACATACCTACTAAATTAATCTCAGGTTTTTATAAAAGCTATTTCTTGTAGTCTTTCTCTTGATCTGTCTTTCCTTCAACTCAGAAGGGGGGCAGGAGGGACATCAAGGGTGATACCAGCTTGGATTTGGCCCCAACCAATGAGACGCCAATGCTTCTCAACGCGTCTACTAAGAGCAATCTTCTCACCCTTGCTGGTGCACACAGGGGAAGTAAGTTGCAACTTTGCCAAGTCATTCTTCACAGCGGTAACTTTGGCACCTGTTGACATTGATCCTATGTTCAACATTAGAATTTCTGATTTCGTCAGCTTTGAGACCTTTCCTTGTCTCTCAGAACCTTTAGTCCGGACACCAAGAAGCCGTCGAAGCAAGAAAAAGTTTACCTGCAAAACCATGTGCATagttcatttataaaaaattaaaaaatagtgttTCCTTTCCAGCACAATAGGGGGGAACTAAGTGCCACAACAGAAAAAATATCAACACTCTTGACACTGAATTAGTACCAAGTGTAAATTATCTAAAGACTTCAGAGAAATGGACATGTTGATCTTTGTCCTGATTTGTCTTATGAACTGATAAACCAAGCGAGAGACAAGTAGGTGTGACTAGTCACTTACCTCAAGTTCCACAAAAACATCAGGCAGTGATCCAACCTCTCCAAGAACTTGCCCTACCAACCTGTCAGCACGTGTCAAAGTGGGATCCATTGTTGTTCCAACACCAATTAGGCCTCCAGGAACTGCAAATTGAAGCTCATTTTGTTCAGCAAATAGTGAAACAATTCTGGAGTAGATTGGTGTGCATCGGATATTTCCACTCTCGTCTTTAACAACTATTCCAGGTCGAACTTCGATGAATTGGTTGACCTTTAAAACACCCTGCAAATAACAAATTGTAAGATGTGCTTAAAAAGAATGTTATATGTATAATCACAAACATGGCTCAAGATCAACGGGCACATGGTCTCGGCTAATTGGAAATTGATCATAACATATTCAATTGATTTCGGCAAAAAAACATCAAAGTCCAGTCCCATTTTCTTGTTTGGAAATAGAATGACAAATGGAGTCTTCTATCACATTATTCTAAAAATTATGTATGAGGTTTTCTGGAAGatagaaagatgtaaaaaattacaaggCATTTTTTCTCACTTATTGAGCATCCATGTATCATATTGCATGTTCTTGACCTTATTTTCACAACACTGGAAAGTCTGGAATAAATGTTATAAATCAAGGCATTGTAAAGGCAAAAATCTTTCCAAACAGTAATTGAACTGAAAATGCTAAGAGCCTGTTTAGtttgagaaaatatatattttcatttccacttttcattttaattgcAAAAACttccataaaatatatattttcatttccacttttaattttaattgcaaAAGCTTCCCCTTGTTTTCACTCTGTTgtcttttttcaaatattttcacAGAAAACAAGGTTCAAAGTGAAAACTACTGAAAACAAGATACAAAGTGAAAACAAAGGGGCAGTCTtacaattaaaaatgataacAGCATTTGGAAAATAGTTCAATTAAACCATACACAACCTAACATCTGCAAGTAAGGTCAGTGCAAATTAGGCCTGTTTTTTGGAATATTGACCAAAGAAAGACTTACCCTCAGAATACTTCCACCAGCTACACCTCCTTTTATTTCATCAACCTCATAACCAGGTTTATTGACATCAAATGACCGAATTACTATCATATTAGGTGGAGAAATGAAGTTCCGTTCAGGAATTGGGATCTTTTTCACGATGTACTCACACACAACATCAATATTATACTTCAATTGTGCTGAAATAGGTACTACTGGTGCACTATCAGCAACAGTTCCCTGGGAAAACACCAAATaaaggggagagtatcatttaTGTTGTTCAAAAGAGATTCACTTGTATAATTATACCTATTCATAGAAAACTTACTTGTATAAACTTCTGAATTGCTTCATGCTGGTTGATAGCCACATTTTCTTGAATCAAGTCTACCTTGTTCTGAAGGATTATTATGTGTTGTAGACGCATAATTTCCACAGCAGCTAAATGCTCAGACGTTTGTGGTTGAGGGCAACTTTCATTAGCTGCAATGAGTAGCAAAGCTCCATCCATGATTGCGGCACCATTAAGCATAGTAGCCATGAGAATATCGTGTCCCTACAGAAATTGGAACAATAAAACAATTATCAcagatggaaaaaaaaagatagcTAAAGATGTGTTCAATAATATAGCATAGATTAGAGACCTATAACCACCTAATTTACGTAAAGGATACCcatatggaaagaaaaaaaaccacaaCATATGTAAAAGAGCAAGGcaaaaaatgttacaaatttataGGTGCTCCTATAGCACCATAATTCTCTTAACTCCGTACCATTGAATGCAAACCACTTTAATTGCATTAAGAGATGAACTTCAGTGAGAGACAGTGTTGGCTTACATAGGTGGCCTTGGGGGcatacatttaatttaatatgcaATACAATACACATATATTTCAGGGATTAAAGAAAGGGATAATTCGATAAGGAGAGCAAACAATTACAAGGGAAAACAACagtaaaataaaaccaaatgTGCAGAAATATGAAAGTATATCCCCCTACATCATATCCAGAATCAACAAAATGATGGTTCAGGACCTTACCGGGCAATCAACAAAAGAAACATGTCTCAGCAATTTCATCTTGGAATTTTCAAACCCAGGTACATCACACATAGGACTATCTTCCTTTCCACTTCCATAGGCCCTACaggaaggaagaaaaaaaattgatcacatCACCAAAAGATGAATGATCTAATACTAAAATGACAAATCTAAAATAATACCCACTTGTAGGACATAGGCCTTGGACACCGTTCATCTTCACACTTGTATATTTTTGCATTCGCATAGCCAAGCTTAATTGTAATGTTACGTTCCAACTCATTTTTAAATCGAACAGTCTGTAAAACATTCATGGGAAAACAGAGGTCAACAGTTTAACTATACATTATTGAAGCTCAAGGAAAATgtactaaaataaatatatcatgGTTATCTATAATCCTTAATCAAAActgcaaatgcaaaaaaaaagtagaaaattcAATTGATCTGAATATTATCAAACAACTATCTAACCACTAGGAGAAAATACCCAATTTTTGGAGAGAGGGTTTTCCATAAACCAGATATAGTTACACAAATGAAGCTAACTACACAAAGTTTCTATGACACACTAAAAACCATGTACTGAAACAAGGCACAAGCATACGTCATGATTCTATCACAGCTAAGATTTCACAAATTTCATGTACCCACTTAGAAATTCGattgagaaaaatataaattgctGGAGATGCTAACACTACTTGGATTtcgaaaaattataaattgtaggCGATGAGTTGTGACAATGACTAAATGCTATATACTTTCTTTCTGTTTGAAAGAATTCACCTTGGTGTAAACAGATCCATCATTTAGAATATTTCCACATACCATATACCATAAATTACACATTTACAAATTATAATGTACAGTTAAACACCACCATCCTTAGCCAAACACCCCAAAAAAAGTAGAGAATGACTTGATACAAGGACATACCTGAACACCTGATATTGCTTTCACAACCGTTGACTTTCCATGTGCCACATGACCTATGGTGCCTGCCAAGATAAATTTCATTACCGATAAGCATCAACAGTCATCAACGAAAAGGCACacattttttgttgaatttccaAATTCTAATGTGATTGCAGCAAATTTGAACATGTGCCtgttaaaatattgaaatatacaTTACCAATATTGATCGTAGCCTGGCGAGATATGACTTCAGGAGATAGCGGATGCAATTTGTTGACATCCAACGTACTCAGGTCTTGTTCCATCAACCCTCTCCGAGCCATTTTGACTGCTTCTTCCAATAAGAAATTAATTGAGTGAAAAAACTGATTCATGGCACAATATTTGATATTAAATTA
Proteins encoded in this window:
- the LOC11406193 gene encoding cysteine-rich and transmembrane domain-containing protein WIH2, with amino-acid sequence MSHFNNQQQTPVSYPPQAYSSAPYVTAPPPMGYPSKDGSQGYPQQKISDQTTSRGDGFWKGCCAAICCCCALDICF
- the LOC11405676 gene encoding eukaryotic translation initiation factor 2 subunit 3 — protein: MARRGLMEQDLSTLDVNKLHPLSPEVISRQATINIGTIGHVAHGKSTVVKAISGVQTVRFKNELERNITIKLGYANAKIYKCEDERCPRPMSYKAYGSGKEDSPMCDVPGFENSKMKLLRHVSFVDCPGHDILMATMLNGAAIMDGALLLIAANESCPQPQTSEHLAAVEIMRLQHIIILQNKVDLIQENVAINQHEAIQKFIQGTVADSAPVVPISAQLKYNIDVVCEYIVKKIPIPERNFISPPNMIVIRSFDVNKPGYEVDEIKGGVAGGSILRGVLKVNQFIEVRPGIVVKDESGNIRCTPIYSRIVSLFAEQNELQFAVPGGLIGVGTTMDPTLTRADRLVGQVLGEVGSLPDVFVELEVNFFLLRRLLGVRTKGSERQGKVSKLTKSEILMLNIGSMSTGAKVTAVKNDLAKLQLTSPVCTSKGEKIALSRRVEKHWRLIGWGQIQAGITLDVPPAPLLS